The Carassius carassius chromosome 5, fCarCar2.1, whole genome shotgun sequence DNA window GCAGAGTCCCTGGATGAAGGAATAGCAACCACAGAAGCTGAGGAGGAATGTGGTGGTACTCCAGGGGATCTAGAACCCAATCAAAAAAGCAATGGTACCAGTGAAAAATTTGAAGATGAAGGAACAGGTTTGGAAGAATCATCTGAGATAGGAGATTATGAAGAAAAGGGAGATACAGAGGAAGTGGATGAGCAAGACAAAGCAATATCTAAGTTAAAAGATGATGCAGAGCAAGACGAGCAGGAAACCAAGGAAGGATCAGATTACAGCGCAGAAGAACCACAATATAAACATGACAAAGAAACTGAGTTGCAGAGTCTTGATGTAACCACACCACCAAAGATCTCTGAACCGGCATCTCCTGCTGTTTCTATTCATGATGAAACACTACCAGCAGGTTTAGAAAGTGAGGGCGCCTCTGATGATGAAAATCGAGATGAGCCTCCAGAAGAATACACAACATCTGGACATACTCAATCTACAATTGAGATCTCAAGTGTTCCGACACCTATGGATGAAATGTCTACACCAAGAGATGTAATGAGTGATGAGACAACCAATGATGAAAGTGATTCTCCTTCCCAAGATTTTGTCAGGTACGGTATGACTACAGATAATGAGAGAAAGACCCTTTCACCTCTTCAAGACCTTCCTGAAATAGATCACTCAAAGAGTTATGCCACTGAGGGGCATGACTATCATGCATCAGCTTCCACCATTTCACCACCATCTTCACTGGAGGAAGACAAATCTGCCAAAGAGTTTTTAGCTAAAGACACATTCTCTTTTGATTCAATCAGGCTCAGTGCTACCAGTACAACTTTGCCTTTTGTCAGGTCACCTTCTGGTGACCAAAATGTGAATGTTGACCATGTTCATGCAGGTGTATCTTCACCAATTGAACTGGGAACCACACTGGCAGGGATGTCAAAAGGAATGGAATCATACAGTCCAGATGAGAAAACCTTAGAGGGCCCTTTATCTCCTCAGTCCTCAGGTCACACACCTTACTACCAATCCCCAGTAGAGGAAAAAGCTGGCACTCTACTACTGGACAAAACACCTGAGTCCCAGGGTCCTATTATTGTTGACATCACAAGTGACAAGGAATACTTTCCCAAAGAGGCTAGTCCTATTGATGAAGCAGTGCCTGTGTTGCCAATGGGTAAGAAGCAATCACCGAGTTATGCATCACATTTATCAACCAATGTTGAGCTTGACCACAAGACCCCAAGCCAGACTGACAATAATGATAAAAAGTTAGCAACTGATGACAGTTCTTCAGTTACATCTGCTACGTCTTTGCCACCGACCAATGTAGAGAGCCTTTCTGATACAAATCCTTTCACAGCATTTAAAGAGGACAGCAAAATGTCCATATCTGAGGGGACCACATCTGATAAGTCTGGCACTCCAGTTGATGAGGTTGTCGCAGAGGACACATTTTCACACATTGCCTCTGCCTCAACAGCATCGCTCGCAACAAGTTCTTTACCAGAACCTACAACAGATGATGTCTCTCCATCACTTCATGCTGAAGTTGGCTCCCCTCATTCCACAGAAGTGGATGACTCCCTATCTGTCTCTGTTGTTCAGACTCCGACCGCAATGCAAGAAGCAGAAGTTTCCCCTTCCAAGGAGGACAGTCCCCGGCCTATGTCGATCTCCCCTGATGTTTCCCCAAAAACGGCAAAATTGAGAATGCCACAACAGGAAACAGAATGCCCTGAGCAGTCTTTGTCAGTTGAGTGTGGACAAGAATCCCCAGAACACTCATTTGCATTAGATTTCAGCAAGCAGTCACCAGATCATCCATCTTTAGGAGGAATGCAGCGTACAGCCACTGAAAATGGCCCAACAGAAGTTGATTACAGCCCCTCAGATGGAACCAGTGTCATAAGAGAACAACACAGACCTGGGGAAGATGGGGAGAAGGCAATGCTTTTCAAAGATTCTGATAGTATCCAAGCTGCTTCAGTTTCCCCATCAGATGCCTCTCTTTCCACCCCATCAGTTACAACACCCTCCCAAATTGGGGAGCCAAAAGAAGATTCTCCAAATTTAGAACATTTCTCAGAGTCTGTTACTCCAAAACAGTCACCCCACAATCACTCCCCTTTATCTTCTGACTCATCTCTTGTTCTAGGTGGACCAAGCACCTCACATGAAGGAACAGATAAAGATAAACCTAGTCCCAGCTCATTTTACAAAGAGATTGGTATGGATAAAATAGAGGACAGACAAAATCTAGAGAAGACTCCTCCACAGACAGGGTCCCCCTCATCCCCTACGGTGTTATCTTGTTTTTCTCCAAAGTCAGAAGAGCTGAAACTTGGCTTAGAGACAAATCCCTTCACAGACTCAAAATCCCCTACCAGTCCCAAAAAGACATCTCCAGCTCAACATTCTCCTAGTTCCAATCAGACAGACATTCAAGAGAAGTTTTCAAGCAGCTCCTCATCATATTCCTACAGCTGTCATTATGGGGAATCTACTCAAATTTGTGATGGTGGGTCCATAGGGCCAGATACCGCAAAAATAAGCCCTTCTCAGCCACAAGCAGTTGTGGACTTGTGTTTGGTGACCTCCTGTGAATACAGACATCCAAAAACAGAGCTTTCTCCATCCTTTATAAACCCAAGTCCTCTTGAGTACTTCATGAATGAGGAACATCCTCTGAAGGAGGAAAAGCCGCTTGCTAAGTCTGGAGGAGGACCACCCCCATCTGGAGGGAAACAGCAGAGCAAGCAGTGTGAGGAAACTCCTCCAACTTCTGTAAGTGAATCAGTGCCCTCTCAAACAGACTCAGATGTTCCTCCTGGCACAGAGGAGTGCCCATCAATAACTGCAGAAGCAAATATTGACTCTGAGGATGACTCAGAAACATTACCAACAGATAGGACTATCACTTATCGTCATGCAGACCCACCTCCAGTCATTCCCAGAGACCCTGCTCCTGCCCCACCTCATCCTGATGCCTGCATGGTGGATCCTGAGGTCCTTAAGGCTGAAGAGGCATCCCAAAAAGATGAAAGAGGAAAGCCAAAAAAGAACATCAGCAGCAAGACTAAGCCATCTGCAACCAAGAGCTTGTCAAAAACAAGTGCCATCAAAGATTCAAAAGTGTCCTCTCCGAAAAAGACTACAGAAGATAAAGATGCCAAAAATGCTACTAATACCTCTGCATCAAGGGGAGTGAAAAGCAGCACTTCAGGTAACTCTAGGTTCATACTCAcagtttaaaaacatgaaaaatgcatggatttacAGTATGTCTACAGTCTATAGCTTTTAACGAGTTATCTTTGCTTTTAATATCAGAgatgtattgtgtatatttatatatgtgatcttttattgttattaagGAAGCACTAAGTCCAGCAGTGTCCTCCACTGTCCTAACTGTCCTCCAATGTATATGGACCTAGTTTATATACCAAATCATTGCAACGCTAAGAATGTGGATGCTGAGTTCTTTAAACGGATCCGGTCCTCCTACTATGTAGTCAGTGGTAATGATCCAACAGCACAGGAGCCCAGTAAGGCAGTTCTGGATGCTCTGTTGGAAGGAAAGAGCCAGTGGGGAAATAATGTGCAGGTACCATTATTCTTACAATtctgattcatatatatatatatatatatatatatatatatatatatttatatttatatatatatattgcctggCATGACTTTGACTTTTTGACTTTGCATATCATACTGATAGGTCACACTGATTCCAACACATGATACAGAAGTTATGAGGGAGTGGTACCAGGAAACCCATGAGAAACAGCAAGACTTGAACATCATGGTTTTGGCGAGCAGCAGCACTGTTGTTATGCAAGATGAGTCTTTCCCTGCATGTAAGATTGAGCTGTGATTGTCATGAACCAGACTTGGTAGAGGTTGGATGGTagacattaaataaatgaaaaacttagtacacacattcacaaaagtaaatattttggaTCACATTCCATTTTATCAATAGAGTAACCAGTAAAAATGTTTCTCTGTAGAATAATCTCTCTAACTTTTGAGGTCTCAGGTGTTGAAAATGCTTGGTTAGTCATTGTTGACCACACAAAGAACAGTTTTTGGTGTGAATCAGACCTCCTGAAACAAACTTAACCACCAGCAGaagctaaactaaactaaactaaactgactAAATACATACAGTAGTCAGTGGATGAACACCGTACTGAGCAGCTCCaataaaaatgataacaaactACAGATGTATACACTAAGATGATGAAtggaaaactaaactaaaaaaaattactcCTTAAATTGTATTGTTTACACCAAAGGTTGAGGGATTGTTTTAATGCCTTTAAAACTGAATGTACAGCAAACATAATGCACTTAATATGAGGAAATTAAATGGTATGTACGATCCACGGTGACATAAATATATCATAGGATGCAAATGCTACATTGAATTTCATATTCCAGCCACACTGCGTTGTATAAAATATGATTGTGAAGCTTGCTACTTTTGTGAATAAATGTGAAATAGAACAATTATCTAACCAACTTAAAATGACTTTCTGAGAAAGAAAAATGCCTGAGAAAACGTGACATGCCATAAGTTGTACGTAAAAAATGTTAtagtataaaaagaaaaaaaaacatctcatacCTTTTCTTCCTGGACAAGTAAAGAATTCATTAATTATATTGTCACCATGCATCTTTAGCTTCAAATTTCACAAATTTCACACcagcctttttttttaatatggcaAACCATTACATTTCTGAACTCCAAAAATTGTTAATCATCAATTTGTACTAGttcttatttgcattatttatttatgttaatgtttttatctgaGCAATACAGtcattatatttatttgctttatttaatgCTTAAATTATTTATAGCTATAAAGTTTGCTTTTTGGGCAAGTTAATCATGAAAAGTCAAAGTTcaacattattgtttttctttgatAACTATTGTTTTCTTCTCTTACTGCAAATGGGGTTGATTATCCTTTAAACTGAACATTTCACTCAATGTTGAGAGCTCCTCTGTATGCACTGTTCATCCAAATCTTATCCAtcaatgatttttattttcttagcTTGTTAATGTTGCCAAGAAGAGCCATCAATATTGTGCTACACTGAAAGTTGAGAAACTGAAAACTTTCCTTTCCTTAGGAATATTTTCTAAAATTGCACTGTACTATAATTATAAATAGTTTAGTGACGGAGTGAGTGGTCGGATGATATGTGCATGTGTAATGTATTATCCTTGACATCTCTCTGTGCTTTCTTTCGCTTAGAGGGGAAACTCACTCTTTACTGCCAACAAATCATCGCAAGGATATGACAAATAAATCATGATTCTAAAAATCATGAACTTGGATCAGGTTTACTGTATCTTAATGTTACTTTTATCAATAACCATACAGTCATGAAAATTTTACCATCTTATTGAAGGTTATCAAAGAGATTTGAACTATAATCATTCATTCCTATGATGCTACCACAGAATACAGATTTTACAGTTTACCAGAATCTACATAAAAGTACAGGATTATGCTATAGGTTGTTCAAATATTTGAAAGCCATAACTGCTTGAAACACTTATACAACACCTCAACAAATTATACTACGCGGGAACTTAGTGCCTATGTGGCACAACCCTTTTCAACAACTCAGTATAACAGTAAACTTCATATGACATTTAACTCAGATCTGGACACTTCTTAATTCCATACTAACAGCAACAATTGTTAACAGATTCTTCTAGCCACATGCTTCAGCCAAGTGCATTGTTGTGCACTGTCGCGAGACATCTGCATTACTAAATACAACACACACATCCAGTCTATCACTCCCCTCTTTCCTCCGACCCACAGTAACACTTCACTTTCTCTCAAAACTTCTCAATCCCTCTGTTTCTCTTCGCTTACCTTCGGGTGCTAGTAAGAATATGTCTGCAGTTGTGTATGAAATATATATCTTGTGAACATGCATCTTTCCTCTTTTCATTCCTAACCCCATATCTAGAGGATAGTCTCCAGTGAAAGTATTACCTTGTGCTCTTTCTGATGTTTGTGTGCGATAACTCTTCCCAAATATGGAGTGTTTGATGTAAATGGAACTACACTTAAAAAGAGGTTAAATTTGTCcacaataaataattttgtggaaaatacCCTGTGTTCTTTTTTGTAGAGTATGCTAGCTCACACAGTCCACCAAATGTGGTTgtgttctctgtgtgtgcgtgtgtggattTGTGTGCTTGTGGTTGCTCACAGGCATTTCTGAGAGTTTAACATGGCTACAAAACAGGCCTAAACCTTAAGGATGATATGTCTGATTCTGGTTACAAGTCTGGCTCTGACCAAATTTAGGCAAAATACACAGGATTTAGGAAATTCATTTTCTGCATTCAAACTTCTGACCTCAAAACAAAAAGAGTAAAACATTGAGCATAACTTAACTGTagcttttaatttaaataaaaggatAGCAATATTACATGCTTCtgtgcaacaacaaaaacattaaaaatgtactttgGAACATAAGATGCATTGCTGTTATAGTAAATAAAGACTGGTTTGCATTAACATCTATTTGATTGAGGGACCACAGACTGGTCACTGGTCTGGCAGCCTACCATGCCATCACTGCACTTCTGCCATGGAgaacattaactaataatgactTGGGCACTGCAGGCATTTTTCAAACCCAGACAGAACTGTAGcggtaaatcaaaatggaaatgtctagCGGCAAAAGTACCAGAGAAATAACATTGGCTGAAGTTCAATGTTAGAAGTCTGGGTCACATCATGCTATTACTTTTATGTATCTGAGCATGATGTCAGCAGATCAATGCAGGTCAGATGGGTCGTGGAACCTAAAGTGACTTTAGAACAACTGTGTGATTTTATGTTAAAGGAGTAAAGGGAgtataaattcaattaaatcaatctatctatctatctatctacagtcgtggccaaaagttttgagaattaaataaatattggaaattggaaaagttgctgcttaagtttttataatagcaatttgcatatactccagaatgttatgaagagtgatcagatgaattgcatagtccttctttgccatgaaaattaacttaatcccaaaaaaacctttccactgcatttcattgctgtcattaaaggacctgctgagatcatttcagtaatcgtcttgttaactcaggtgagaatgttgacgagcacaaggctggagatcattatgtcaggctgattgggttagaatggcagacttgatatgttaaaaggagggtgatgcttgaaatcattgttcttccattgttaaccatggtgacctgcaaagaaacgcgtgcagccatcattgcgttgcataaaaatggcttcacaggcaaggatattgtggctactaagattgcacctaaatcaacaatttataggatcatcaagaacttcaaggaaagaggttcaattcttgtaaaggagGCTTCAGGGCgaccaagaaagtccagcaagcccaggatcgtctcctaaagaggattcagctgcgggatcggagtgccaccagtgcagagcttgctcaggaatggcagcaggcaggtgtgagcgcatctgcacgcacagtgaggcaaagacttttggaagatggcctggtgtcaagaagggcagcaaagaagccacttctctccaaaaaaaacatcagggacagattgatcttctgcagaaagtatagtgaatggactgctgaggactggggcaaagtcatattctccgatgaagcccctttccgattatttggggcatctggaaaaaggcttgtctggagaagaaaaggtgagctctaccatcagtcctgtgtcatgccaacagtaaagcatcctgacaccaggagggccaacactgcaaatactgactctttgcataaatgtcatgtaattgtcgataaaagcctttgaaacgtatgaagtgcttgtaattatatttcagtacatcacagaaacaactgaaacaaagatttaaaagcagttttgcagcaaactttttgaaaactaatatttatgtaattctcaaaacttttggccacaactgtatcttggttggatttttttaaagcaatgtaGTAATTGTAAATCACACATTTTCCATTTCAGTATCATTTAAACTTAAACATAAGAGATACAGGGAAGTGTAGTGTGagctttgtttattttgtttttatattcaaaatgtaaaaatttgtaaaatagGCTTTTATTAAAGTTCAGGTTGATTGAGAgtgacaaaaacattttcatgagATTTTAAAGATTCTCACTGAATGCaaggcaaaataaaaaatatttacaatttaattagACTTTTCAATGTGAAATACTGTAGGTATTGACACAACCAACCTatatgtaaaaactgtaatattagcAGTTAAGAATGTATAATTGCTAAACAAGATTATATTCGTTGGGTAATGCTAAAGAAAGAACTACATTTAAACCTGTAATATGGTCACTTACACTatgcttttgttaaaaaaaaaaaaaagtcacaagaaTGAACAAGAAATATACACTGGTAGAGCtgcaaagttgttgttgtttttttcaatggTATTGTAATTTCTCTAATATAAGTGAACACAAGgcagaaaaaataaatgatgtcCTGAATTTATGTTATTAGCCATGTTATTCTCATAGCATCTTCTCCACACCTCCATCTTGGATCTCATCAATAATCCAGTGCACTTGAGAGTCAGCCTCCAATTGGACAGAAGACGGTCTCAGCTGAATGGGGTGAGGTGCTGTTGCTAAGGAAACGTTAGTCGAAACGAAGTCCCACCAGGACCACGCAAGGACTCTAAGTATAACATCATCCGTGTTCTATTACTGTCTATCTTtaacatcacacacaaacacacattttatatacaaGAATGTAGTACAGGCTTCTATAGTTTTATAAACCAAAGTACTAACTAACCCCTAAATAAGAATggattgggttttttttttctctttgtgtcactttaaaataaaggACGTCTCTGAATTTTCTCCAAAGGGAAGGTGTGTTGGATTAAGCTCACATCTGAGGGCAAATTACTGTCCCTAAAGTATAGCTACACATTAACATGTTTACTTGCAGATCTTTCCTtccatcttaaaaaaatatataattcccCACAGCTCGTAAGTCTTTTGAAATATCCCCCTATAAAATGTATGGTCATGTCATACTGTCAGCTCTATATGCTTTACATATACGTCTTTAATTTTTCCTTCGCTTTGCATGTACCTTTGTATACCAGAAAGCATGGAAATTTACACCCATCCGAATGAGTTATCATGCAAGAACACTATGTCCAGCTTAACAGAGAAGATGCCCTTGGCTACAGCGACAAATTCAATCCCTGACAATCCTTTACAGTCATCAATCCCAGAGCCAACTTAAAATAATGCACATCTGGATTTATCTACAACACAAACATCAAAATCTACAGTGTCACATCAAGGATTCTGTGACTTTTTCtgtaataaattgcatttaaatcaagATTACAATCATCACAGGATGACTCTAGGCATGATGTGACAGTCTCAATACACAAGACATGCAATAATGTAAGATCAAACCTGCTTTTACAAAATTTCCCAACTGAACAATTTGTCACACATGATGTATTGCTCTGGCATATTATTTAGAATAACACTGTCACGCAGCCATTAATGATGACCTTTCAATGCAGAGAAAAGAAGCTGGGCAATTATCCAGCTGATAATTGATcatcccacatggaaaaaacctatttaaacatatatgtttcaatataggtttttaatatatgtgacatatataaaattggccgtttccCTATattgtatgtacatatatatgaacatatatatacatatatatgaacatatatgcacacatatatttacacatatatgtacacatatatatgtgcatacatatacctatataggtacatatatgcacgtatatatgcacctatatgttcacctataatagtaaaattaaaatccatagctgctaggcaacataaataaaagtccaaaatgtagaaatgtacattatttatttactcaagatcaatcaaatagtacaaaacaaaaaatatagtacaagaacaaaaataagacaaaaaaacctGCCAggtaacataaataaaagtccaaaatatagaaaagtacattatgtatttacaagaacaatcaaatagtacaagaacaaaaataagacaaaaaactgaacagaaaaaaaatgtatctttattattctttgaaggtctgtcatgacgcgcctcctcctcctccctgtactatccaatgacgtttgatagggtgtccgagattttttttttttcttttcttttttccggCGCACacattttttagcggataggcatttccgaccacacggatctggcgttttggaagagtgaaaccgatgttttgagaCCGGGTCCCatagtggatatatttgaaaaatattagtgGAAAAATAATAGTGGAAATATttgaagtaacgggtacttacggttatggatagaaatgtagcggagtaaagagtacagtatttgcctctcaaatgtacttgagtaaagtcatgagtactccccaaaaatgatactcgagtaaagtacagatccctca harbors:
- the LOC132141215 gene encoding microtubule-associated protein 1B-like, with amino-acid sequence MATLVDSVDPPAPFGGVSNIKNTASPTASTHHFDEGKFYLLVVIGELVTDEHLKCAIADIEKGIRSWDTNLIDCNLDLELKLFVSRHSARFSADVRGQKILHHKSNVLETVVLINPSDEAVSTEVRLMVSDTAHHKLLVLAGQCFENTGELILQSGSFSLFNFIDIFTDQEIGELLSTIHPANKASLTLFCPEHGDWKNSNLDKHNLQDFIHMKLNSPTILPEMEGLSEFTEYLSESVEIPSPFDMLEPPTSGGFLKLSKPCCYIFPGGRGDSALFAVNGFNMLINGGSDRKSCFWKLVRHLDRVDSVLLTHIGDDNLPGINSMLRRKIAELEEEQSQGSTTNSDWTKNMISPDIGVMFVNMPQNLGNAEPSFRIRKNAVEASLTLEYLNKLSLKPEPLHRNIGNTVEPIILFQKMGVGKLEMFVLNPAENSKELQYFLKEWTGSDKDRAPILLPNGKESELPISYLSSISSLIVWHPANPSEKIIRVLFPGNSTQNNILDGLEKLKHLDFLKHPVITQKELNSDFTPTLKQAKMKHKTDSKESLKSTSKPSPSKNLHKESKEESPEKLKTLSKTDSLKTLEPTQKIEKKEKTLVKKVKTGDKDSKSKIEQTPKVDTPEKKTVDLKPKTIKKETKKSVEKSEAEKPAPKKEEKAKKEEVKKEIKRRVIKKDSLIKESRKDERKEIQKEEKEPKKDFRKIGGLKKNAPITPEVKKPAPKPKVAARGKGPGSPAKSKEKAKSKPTKKDAEPVEAPSISSATAEEPAVEASVTDVLEAERSLMSSPEDLTKDFEALKAEETAEVDETLLQTKIDDSDQGKLIKHEEITPCKESPEAAESLDEGIATTEAEEECGGTPGDLEPNQKSNGTSEKFEDEGTGLEESSEIGDYEEKGDTEEVDEQDKAISKLKDDAEQDEQETKEGSDYSAEEPQYKHDKETELQSLDVTTPPKISEPASPAVSIHDETLPAGLESEGASDDENRDEPPEEYTTSGHTQSTIEISSVPTPMDEMSTPRDVMSDETTNDESDSPSQDFVRYGMTTDNERKTLSPLQDLPEIDHSKSYATEGHDYHASASTISPPSSLEEDKSAKEFLAKDTFSFDSIRLSATSTTLPFVRSPSGDQNVNVDHVHAGVSSPIELGTTLAGMSKGMESYSPDEKTLEGPLSPQSSGHTPYYQSPVEEKAGTLLLDKTPESQGPIIVDITSDKEYFPKEASPIDEAVPVLPMGKKQSPSYASHLSTNVELDHKTPSQTDNNDKKLATDDSSSVTSATSLPPTNVESLSDTNPFTAFKEDSKMSISEGTTSDKSGTPVDEVVAEDTFSHIASASTASLATSSLPEPTTDDVSPSLHAEVGSPHSTEVDDSLSVSVVQTPTAMQEAEVSPSKEDSPRPMSISPDVSPKTAKLRMPQQETECPEQSLSVECGQESPEHSFALDFSKQSPDHPSLGGMQRTATENGPTEVDYSPSDGTSVIREQHRPGEDGEKAMLFKDSDSIQAASVSPSDASLSTPSVTTPSQIGEPKEDSPNLEHFSESVTPKQSPHNHSPLSSDSSLVLGGPSTSHEGTDKDKPSPSSFYKEIGMDKIEDRQNLEKTPPQTGSPSSPTVLSCFSPKSEELKLGLETNPFTDSKSPTSPKKTSPAQHSPSSNQTDIQEKFSSSSSSYSYSCHYGESTQICDGGSIGPDTAKISPSQPQAVVDLCLVTSCEYRHPKTELSPSFINPSPLEYFMNEEHPLKEEKPLAKSGGGPPPSGGKQQSKQCEETPPTSVSESVPSQTDSDVPPGTEECPSITAEANIDSEDDSETLPTDRTITYRHADPPPVIPRDPAPAPPHPDACMVDPEVLKAEEASQKDERGKPKKNISSKTKPSATKSLSKTSAIKDSKVSSPKKTTEDKDAKNATNTSASRGVKSSTSGSTKSSSVLHCPNCPPMYMDLVYIPNHCNAKNVDAEFFKRIRSSYYVVSGNDPTAQEPSKAVLDALLEGKSQWGNNVQVTLIPTHDTEVMREWYQETHEKQQDLNIMVLASSSTVVMQDESFPACKIEL